In the Methylomonas rhizoryzae genome, one interval contains:
- a CDS encoding SPOR domain-containing protein: MDQELKQRLIGAAVITALAAIFVPMLFDDPVDESGKIVNELKMPELPGKAQDVEIMPLPEKVEDVVQTPPAPEASVTEPKPPVSDNESEEDAEEGFAPRPQITANDTKPAPPQKPSGEPAPRWVEPSEDDDVAPRPQPEAVKPAKLPPATENAKPAKPAIAEPIAKPAPVQVENAAVRWYLNAGTFGQKTNALALQDKLKQQGFAATLKEVAGEKGTVYKVRIGPMLDKAKAQEVKAKLSRINVNSFVSGEE; the protein is encoded by the coding sequence ATGGATCAAGAGCTAAAGCAAAGATTGATAGGCGCGGCGGTCATTACCGCGTTGGCGGCCATATTCGTGCCGATGTTGTTCGACGATCCGGTCGACGAATCGGGCAAAATCGTCAACGAATTGAAAATGCCGGAATTGCCGGGCAAAGCGCAGGATGTGGAAATCATGCCGTTGCCCGAAAAGGTGGAGGACGTGGTGCAAACCCCGCCGGCTCCTGAAGCGTCCGTAACCGAGCCCAAGCCACCGGTATCTGATAACGAGTCCGAAGAGGACGCTGAAGAAGGATTCGCGCCAAGGCCGCAGATTACCGCGAACGATACCAAACCGGCACCGCCGCAAAAGCCGAGCGGCGAACCCGCGCCGCGCTGGGTGGAACCGTCCGAGGACGACGATGTGGCCCCTCGCCCGCAACCGGAAGCGGTCAAACCGGCTAAATTGCCGCCGGCAACAGAAAATGCCAAGCCGGCTAAACCGGCGATTGCGGAGCCGATTGCCAAACCGGCGCCGGTTCAAGTCGAAAATGCTGCGGTGCGCTGGTATTTGAATGCCGGAACGTTTGGCCAGAAAACCAACGCGCTGGCCTTACAAGATAAATTAAAACAGCAAGGTTTTGCCGCTACGCTCAAAGAAGTTGCCGGCGAGAAGGGCACTGTTTATAAAGTGCGGATAGGTCCGATGCTGGATAAGGCCAAGGCGCAGGAAGTGAAAGCCAAGCTAAGTCGCATCAACGTCAACAGCTTCGTTTCCGGCGAAGAATAG
- the trpA gene encoding tryptophan synthase subunit alpha, which translates to MSRLAAKFAELRASGRKALIPFITAGDPYPEFTVPMLHEMVKAGADILELGVPFSDPMADGPVIQRASERALVHHVGLRKVLSMAMEFRKTDQTTPLVLMGYLNPIEIMGYEDFANAVQRADIDGVLTVDLPPEESEHCVALLRAREIDQIFLLAPNTTAERIRKMDAVGSGYLYYVSLKGVTGAGHLDTGDVEEKLKLVKANTDLPVGVGFGVKDAETAKTIANIADGVVVGSALISKIEASLDDPDQAKRGIIELLTSMRQAMDS; encoded by the coding sequence ATGAGCCGTTTAGCCGCCAAATTCGCCGAATTACGCGCGTCCGGCCGAAAAGCCCTGATTCCTTTCATTACCGCCGGCGATCCCTACCCGGAATTTACCGTGCCGATGTTGCACGAAATGGTCAAGGCCGGCGCTGATATTTTAGAATTGGGTGTACCGTTTTCCGACCCGATGGCCGACGGTCCGGTGATTCAGCGCGCCAGCGAGCGGGCTTTGGTCCATCATGTCGGTTTGCGTAAAGTGTTGAGCATGGCCATGGAGTTTCGCAAAACCGACCAAACCACGCCGCTGGTGTTGATGGGGTATTTGAATCCCATCGAAATCATGGGTTATGAAGATTTCGCCAACGCCGTGCAACGCGCCGACATCGACGGCGTGTTGACGGTGGATTTGCCGCCGGAAGAATCGGAACATTGCGTAGCCTTGTTAAGAGCGCGCGAAATCGACCAAATCTTTTTGTTGGCACCCAATACCACGGCGGAACGCATTCGAAAAATGGATGCGGTCGGCAGCGGTTATCTGTACTACGTCTCTCTGAAAGGGGTTACCGGGGCCGGCCATTTGGATACCGGCGACGTCGAGGAAAAATTAAAGCTGGTCAAGGCCAATACCGATTTGCCGGTCGGAGTCGGTTTCGGCGTCAAGGATGCCGAAACAGCTAAAACCATAGCCAATATCGCCGACGGAGTGGTGGTCGGCAGTGCCCTGATCAGTAAAATCGAAGCCAGTTTGGACGATCCCGATCAAGCCAAGCGCGGCATCATCGAATTATTAACGTCCATGCGCCAAGCGATGGATAGCTAG
- the accD gene encoding acetyl-CoA carboxylase, carboxyltransferase subunit beta produces MSWFEKLVPSIIRTEATEKRNSVPEGLWSKCPRCDAILFNAELVKNLHVCPKCDHHLRISARTRLELFLDEGERVEIGAGLKPSDPLKFKDSKRYKDRISQAQKQSNENDALVTMRGSLHGRGIVAAAFDFSFMGGSMGSVVGERFVRGINESLRLRLPFIVFTASGGARMQESLYSLFQMSKTSAALAKLATAGIPYISFMTDPTMGGVSASLAMLGDINAAEPDALIGFAGPRVIEQTVREKLPEGFQRSEFLQEHGAIDMIIDRREMRDKIAGILAILYPVTETGGDRFVDAQIMVDSESATI; encoded by the coding sequence ATGAGTTGGTTTGAGAAATTAGTTCCCTCCATCATACGTACCGAGGCGACCGAAAAGCGTAATTCCGTACCAGAGGGACTATGGAGCAAATGTCCGCGTTGCGATGCCATTTTGTTTAACGCGGAGCTAGTCAAAAATCTGCATGTTTGCCCCAAATGCGATCACCATTTGCGGATTTCCGCCCGCACCCGGCTGGAACTGTTTCTGGACGAAGGCGAGCGCGTCGAAATCGGCGCCGGTTTAAAGCCCAGCGATCCTTTGAAATTCAAAGACAGCAAACGATACAAAGACCGTATCAGTCAGGCGCAAAAGCAAAGCAACGAAAACGACGCACTGGTGACCATGCGAGGCTCGCTGCACGGACGTGGCATTGTCGCGGCGGCTTTCGATTTCAGTTTTATGGGCGGGTCCATGGGGTCGGTGGTCGGCGAACGTTTCGTGCGCGGTATCAACGAAAGTTTGCGCTTGCGCTTGCCGTTTATCGTTTTTACCGCCAGCGGCGGCGCGCGGATGCAGGAATCTTTATACTCCTTGTTTCAAATGAGTAAAACCAGTGCCGCATTGGCTAAATTGGCCACGGCCGGGATACCTTATATATCGTTCATGACCGACCCGACCATGGGCGGCGTATCCGCCAGTTTGGCGATGTTGGGCGACATCAACGCTGCCGAGCCCGACGCGCTGATCGGTTTTGCCGGTCCCAGGGTGATCGAGCAAACCGTCAGGGAGAAGCTTCCGGAAGGCTTCCAGCGCAGCGAATTTTTGCAGGAGCACGGCGCAATCGACATGATTATCGACCGCCGGGAAATGCGCGATAAAATAGCCGGCATTTTAGCGATTTTGTATCCTGTTACCGAGACCGGCGGTGACCGGTTCGTCGATGCGCAAATCATGGTAGACAGCGAGAGCGCTACGATCTAA
- a CDS encoding phosphoribosylanthranilate isomerase yields the protein MRTRVKICGFTRVQDAVAAARLGVDAVGLVFYPPSPRNVTIEQAACIVRALPAFVTVVGLFVDADPDWVRQVLGEVAIDCLQFHGAETPDACRIYRKPYIKAIRMTPDIELSDYEQDYADAAGLLLDAYHPGVQGGSGSGFDWDLIPRAHSMPIILAGGLSAENAAQAVRQVRPYALDVSSGVEAGKGIKDTGKMAAFIRITNQVTE from the coding sequence ATGCGAACTCGCGTTAAAATTTGCGGCTTTACTCGGGTACAAGATGCCGTTGCCGCGGCAAGGTTGGGGGTGGACGCGGTAGGTTTGGTGTTTTATCCGCCCAGCCCGCGTAACGTGACGATAGAGCAGGCCGCTTGCATAGTCAGGGCTTTGCCGGCCTTCGTGACTGTGGTCGGTTTGTTTGTAGACGCCGATCCGGATTGGGTCAGGCAAGTGTTAGGCGAAGTGGCGATAGATTGCTTGCAGTTTCACGGCGCGGAGACCCCGGATGCCTGCCGGATTTATCGCAAACCCTATATCAAAGCGATTAGGATGACGCCTGACATCGAGTTGTCGGACTACGAGCAAGACTACGCCGATGCGGCAGGTTTGTTGTTGGATGCCTATCATCCGGGAGTGCAGGGCGGTAGCGGCAGCGGATTCGATTGGGACTTGATCCCGCGCGCGCATTCGATGCCTATCATTTTAGCCGGCGGATTGTCGGCGGAAAATGCCGCGCAAGCGGTACGGCAAGTTAGGCCCTATGCGTTGGACGTCAGTAGCGGCGTGGAAGCCGGCAAGGGCATAAAGGATACCGGGAAAATGGCGGCCTTCATAAGAATAACTAATCAAGTAACAGAGTAA
- a CDS encoding DUF2231 domain-containing protein, producing MLDMVGFTSFAVHGGGDSGGGPAGAVESILSFIESLLQLSPAQVGQALMPGLASLDNLHPLFVHFPIALLTLFYLFDLGGSLWSKSSWRHIAGWFLYSGTVFAGFTVAAGLLAAATIPHGGEVHEIMENHEHLGISVLSLASALAVWRWLAKQELSGAANTLYQLLASVLFVLLTFTADLGGLMVYRYGVAVKPVEALNQAAALRHQHGDSAMPATGETPPIAVEPVLQAPPPPPVAPDAHHHDHHGHNH from the coding sequence ATGTTGGATATGGTTGGTTTTACGAGTTTTGCCGTACACGGCGGCGGCGATTCGGGGGGCGGTCCGGCGGGAGCGGTGGAGAGCATTTTGAGCTTCATCGAGTCCTTGCTGCAGCTGTCGCCTGCTCAAGTAGGTCAGGCGTTGATGCCGGGCTTGGCGAGTCTGGATAATTTGCACCCGTTGTTCGTGCATTTTCCGATCGCGTTGTTGACCTTGTTTTACTTGTTCGATTTGGGCGGAAGTTTGTGGTCCAAGTCTTCATGGCGCCATATCGCCGGTTGGTTTTTATACTCCGGCACCGTGTTTGCCGGGTTCACGGTCGCGGCCGGCTTGCTTGCCGCCGCCACTATCCCTCACGGCGGCGAGGTGCACGAAATCATGGAAAATCACGAGCACTTGGGGATTTCGGTCTTGTCGCTGGCATCGGCGTTGGCGGTGTGGCGCTGGCTGGCCAAGCAGGAACTCAGCGGTGCCGCCAACACCTTGTATCAGTTGTTGGCTAGCGTGCTATTCGTGCTGTTGACATTCACCGCCGATTTGGGTGGCTTGATGGTTTACCGATACGGTGTGGCGGTCAAGCCTGTCGAAGCCCTGAATCAAGCGGCGGCGCTTCGGCATCAACACGGCGATAGTGCCATGCCGGCTACCGGCGAAACCCCGCCGATTGCGGTCGAACCCGTTTTACAGGCGCCCCCGCCCCCACCGGTAGCGCCGGACGCTCATCATCACGACCACCACGGTCACAACCATTGA
- the folC gene encoding bifunctional tetrahydrofolate synthase/dihydrofolate synthase — protein sequence MARFAALQDWLLWQEQSHPRQIDLGLERVAGVYASLRPAQPDIPTITVAGTNGKGSCVAFLQAIYLAQGYKVGAYTSPHILRYNERIRIDGREAGDAEICEAFERIDAARGDTSLSYFEFGTLAALEIFDRERVDVRILEVGLGGRLDAVNIVDPDAALVTTIAIDHVDWLGDTLEAIGREKAGIFRADTPAIIGDANVPDSLLKVAQEKQARIAQIGRAFGYLKTAAGWDWWTDNQTLAGLPLPALQGEHQFRNAAAVLQAVHSLQARLPVDAAAMVSGLQTARLEGRFQLIQGEVPVLLDVGHNPQAVSTLLEHLSAHFAGVAVRAVFAMMKDKDIAGVVAMMRDRIVEWYLAPLRNPRAASVESIASLLNEAGIGAINRGFADASAAFVAARQAAKPGELVLIFGSFFLVSEYLSQFDQR from the coding sequence ATGGCGCGTTTCGCCGCTCTGCAGGATTGGCTGCTTTGGCAGGAACAATCGCATCCTCGGCAAATCGATCTGGGGTTGGAACGGGTTGCCGGGGTTTATGCCAGCCTAAGGCCGGCGCAACCCGACATCCCCACGATAACGGTAGCCGGAACCAACGGCAAAGGCTCCTGTGTAGCGTTCTTGCAAGCCATTTACTTGGCGCAAGGCTATAAAGTCGGCGCATATACGTCGCCGCATATATTGCGCTACAACGAGCGCATCCGCATCGATGGTCGGGAAGCGGGTGACGCCGAGATATGCGAGGCGTTCGAGCGGATAGACGCAGCGCGCGGCGATACCAGCCTCAGCTATTTCGAATTCGGCACGCTGGCGGCATTGGAAATTTTCGACCGTGAACGGGTCGACGTCCGGATTTTGGAAGTGGGTTTAGGCGGGCGTCTGGACGCGGTCAATATCGTAGATCCGGATGCGGCTTTGGTTACGACGATAGCCATCGACCACGTCGATTGGCTGGGGGACACCTTGGAAGCCATAGGCCGTGAAAAAGCCGGCATCTTTCGTGCCGATACCCCTGCCATTATCGGCGACGCCAACGTTCCCGATTCCTTACTGAAGGTAGCCCAAGAAAAACAGGCAAGGATTGCGCAAATCGGTCGCGCGTTCGGTTACCTCAAAACAGCGGCTGGATGGGACTGGTGGACGGACAATCAGACGCTCGCCGGCTTGCCTTTGCCGGCTTTGCAAGGCGAACATCAATTTAGAAATGCGGCGGCGGTGCTGCAAGCCGTACATAGTTTGCAAGCGCGTTTGCCGGTAGATGCGGCCGCGATGGTGTCAGGATTGCAAACGGCTCGGCTGGAAGGGCGTTTTCAGCTGATTCAGGGCGAGGTGCCGGTCCTTTTGGACGTGGGGCACAATCCGCAAGCGGTGAGCACGCTGCTCGAACATTTGTCGGCTCATTTCGCCGGCGTAGCGGTGCGCGCCGTGTTCGCAATGATGAAAGACAAGGATATTGCCGGCGTCGTTGCGATGATGCGCGACCGGATAGTCGAATGGTATCTGGCGCCTTTGCGCAATCCGCGCGCGGCAAGCGTAGAGTCGATTGCCAGTTTATTGAACGAAGCAGGAATCGGCGCGATAAATCGTGGCTTCGCGGATGCGAGCGCGGCCTTTGTTGCGGCCCGGCAAGCCGCGAAACCCGGCGAGCTGGTTCTGATTTTCGGATCTTTTTTTCTCGTATCGGAATATTTGTCTCAGTTTGATCAGAGGTGA
- the purF gene encoding amidophosphoribosyltransferase, with the protein MCGIAAIVSNQNVNQELYDALTVLQHRGQDAAGIATCDGSRLHLRKENGLARDVFSAKEMLKLKGNMGIAHVRYPTAGCTSSEEAQPFYVNSPFGLTLAHNGNLTNTEELKIQVFVDDQRHINTDSDSEVLLNVFAHELQQTGRLTLTVEDVFKAVTMVHKRCRGAYAVVVMIAGFGVLGFRDPHGIRPIIFGERKNEEGGSDYMIASESVALDVLDFRLLRDISPGEAVFIEANGKLHVKQCAEKTNHSPCIFEYVYFARPDSIIDNISVYKARMRMGKKLAKKILKDWPNHDIDVVIPIPDTSRTAALQIAHELGVKFREGFMKNRYIGRTFIMPGQKMRKKSVKQKLNAISLEFAGKNVLLVDDSVVRGTTSEQIIQMARDAGARKVYFASAAPPVRYPNVYGIDMPAARELIAHGRSELEVCKAIGADKLIYQDLEDLIDAVGKGNPGIRQFDTSCFSREYVTGDIDDDYLARIEALRNDGAQELRNGSNTIAQK; encoded by the coding sequence ATGTGTGGTATCGCCGCAATAGTATCCAACCAAAACGTAAACCAAGAGCTGTACGACGCGCTCACCGTCTTGCAACATAGGGGGCAGGACGCCGCCGGCATCGCGACTTGCGACGGCTCGCGCCTGCATTTGCGCAAGGAGAACGGCTTGGCGCGCGACGTGTTTTCCGCCAAGGAGATGCTCAAGCTCAAGGGTAATATGGGCATCGCTCATGTGCGTTATCCGACCGCCGGTTGCACCAGTTCCGAAGAAGCGCAGCCTTTTTACGTCAATTCTCCGTTCGGCTTGACGCTGGCGCATAACGGAAATCTGACCAATACCGAAGAGTTAAAGATTCAGGTGTTCGTCGACGACCAGCGGCACATCAACACCGATTCGGATTCGGAAGTGCTGTTGAACGTGTTTGCCCACGAATTACAGCAAACCGGCCGTCTGACCTTGACCGTGGAAGACGTATTCAAAGCGGTGACCATGGTGCATAAACGTTGCCGCGGTGCCTATGCAGTGGTGGTGATGATCGCCGGCTTCGGCGTACTGGGTTTTCGCGACCCGCACGGCATTCGGCCCATCATATTCGGCGAGCGCAAAAACGAGGAGGGCGGTTCGGACTACATGATAGCGTCCGAAAGCGTGGCGCTGGACGTGCTGGATTTTCGCTTGCTGCGCGATATTTCGCCCGGCGAAGCGGTATTCATCGAGGCTAACGGCAAGCTGCACGTCAAACAATGCGCGGAAAAAACCAACCACAGCCCTTGCATTTTCGAATACGTCTATTTTGCCCGCCCGGATTCCATCATCGACAATATTTCCGTATACAAGGCCAGGATGCGGATGGGTAAAAAACTGGCAAAAAAAATTCTTAAGGATTGGCCCAATCACGACATCGACGTGGTCATCCCGATACCGGATACCAGCCGTACCGCCGCGCTGCAAATCGCCCACGAACTAGGCGTTAAATTTCGCGAAGGTTTTATGAAAAACCGTTATATCGGCCGTACTTTCATTATGCCCGGACAAAAAATGCGTAAAAAGTCGGTCAAACAAAAGCTCAATGCGATTTCCTTGGAGTTTGCCGGCAAAAACGTATTGCTGGTGGACGACTCGGTGGTCCGCGGCACTACCTCCGAACAAATCATTCAAATGGCCCGCGACGCCGGGGCGCGCAAAGTCTATTTTGCCTCTGCGGCGCCGCCGGTGCGCTACCCTAACGTGTACGGCATCGACATGCCGGCCGCGCGCGAATTGATTGCCCATGGCCGTAGCGAACTAGAGGTTTGCAAAGCCATAGGCGCCGATAAACTGATTTATCAGGATTTGGAGGACTTGATCGATGCGGTCGGCAAGGGCAATCCCGGCATACGCCAATTCGATACCTCTTGTTTCAGCCGCGAATATGTAACCGGCGACATCGACGACGACTATTTGGCCCGCATTGAAGCGTTACGCAACGACGGCGCGCAGGAACTGCGCAACGGCTCCAACACGATTGCTCAAAAATAA
- a CDS encoding FAD:protein FMN transferase yields MPRVRCDSVANTGLSKFLAWFLIVFFATACSERVELQKFEGFTQGTTYHISYWSEPAVDARNLQQAVAGELERIDNVLSNYRADSLIESFNNSESNASQEVGPEIVSLVKIAASVTRASQGCYDLTIKPLFDLWGFKDDVLNIPDQAMLSGTLANVGMDKVEVVDDTHLRKPAQVRVDVSSIAQGYSVERISRVMEQNGVRNYLVEIGGELKTQGRKPDGGAWRIAVEKPLPDQQRMSKVLSMPTEHALAVMTSGTYRHYFDVNGKRYSHVLDAGTGKPVSHDLVSVTVLHEDPTLADALSTALLCVGQQQAMQWADAERIKVLFVQQQGDRFVETKSQALAASGLSIE; encoded by the coding sequence TTGCCGCGCGTTCGATGCGATAGCGTAGCGAATACCGGCTTATCCAAATTCCTTGCATGGTTTTTGATCGTTTTTTTCGCCACCGCCTGTTCCGAGCGGGTCGAATTGCAAAAGTTCGAAGGCTTTACCCAAGGTACCACCTACCATATCAGTTACTGGTCCGAGCCAGCGGTGGACGCCCGGAACTTGCAGCAGGCCGTTGCCGGTGAACTGGAGCGAATCGACAACGTGTTGTCGAATTACCGGGCCGATTCGCTGATCGAGTCGTTCAACAACAGCGAATCCAACGCCAGCCAAGAAGTCGGCCCGGAAATCGTGTCTTTGGTTAAAATCGCTGCAAGCGTAACTCGCGCCAGCCAAGGTTGTTACGACTTGACGATTAAACCCTTGTTCGACTTGTGGGGCTTTAAGGACGACGTGTTGAATATTCCGGATCAAGCGATGTTATCCGGTACGCTGGCCAACGTCGGCATGGACAAAGTGGAAGTCGTCGACGATACCCATTTACGCAAGCCGGCACAGGTGCGGGTAGACGTGTCCTCGATTGCGCAAGGCTACAGCGTCGAACGCATCAGCCGGGTCATGGAGCAAAACGGGGTAAGGAATTATCTGGTTGAAATCGGTGGCGAGTTGAAAACCCAAGGTCGCAAGCCGGACGGCGGGGCTTGGCGTATTGCGGTGGAAAAACCGCTGCCGGATCAGCAGCGTATGTCCAAAGTACTGAGCATGCCTACCGAACATGCTTTGGCGGTGATGACATCGGGAACTTATCGGCACTATTTCGATGTCAACGGTAAACGCTACAGTCACGTGTTGGATGCCGGAACCGGTAAACCCGTCAGTCACGATTTGGTCTCGGTGACGGTATTGCACGAGGATCCGACGTTGGCGGACGCCCTGTCGACGGCGTTGTTGTGTGTAGGCCAACAGCAAGCTATGCAATGGGCCGATGCGGAACGGATCAAAGTGTTATTCGTGCAGCAGCAAGGCGACCGGTTCGTGGAAACTAAATCGCAGGCTTTGGCGGCTAGCGGTTTGTCGATAGAGTAA
- a CDS encoding O-succinylhomoserine sulfhydrylase → MTEFEWQDYALETQAIRAGQRRTTEDEHSIPIFATSSYVFDSAEQASLRFTGKQPGNIYSRFTNPTVSAFQERLAALEQGERCVAFASGMAAIMAVGMALLKAGDHVVCSRSVFGNTVLLFQNYFGKFGVESDFVDLTDPSAWEAAIKPNTRFLFLETPSNPLIEIADIQALADIAHCHGCLLIVDNVFCTPALQKPLTLGADLVVQSTTKYIDGHGRCVGGAVIGSAELIDKEIYPYLRTGGATMSPFHAWVFLSGLETLALRMQAHCDNAFQLAKWLEQQPSVAKVHYPGLASHPQHALAKRQQGHFGAVVSFELTGGQGHAWRLIDSTKLLSITANLGDVKTTITHPATTTHGRLSAQARAQAGIKDSLVRISVGLEHLDDIKADLLRGL, encoded by the coding sequence ATGACAGAATTCGAATGGCAAGATTACGCTCTGGAAACACAGGCAATTCGGGCCGGTCAGCGTCGCACGACGGAAGACGAACACAGCATTCCCATCTTCGCTACTTCCAGTTACGTATTCGACTCGGCCGAACAAGCGTCCCTGCGCTTCACCGGCAAGCAGCCGGGCAATATCTATTCGCGCTTCACCAATCCGACGGTATCGGCCTTTCAAGAGCGTTTGGCGGCGTTGGAGCAAGGCGAACGCTGCGTGGCGTTCGCTTCGGGCATGGCGGCCATCATGGCGGTAGGCATGGCCTTGCTGAAAGCCGGCGATCATGTGGTGTGCTCCCGGTCGGTATTCGGCAATACGGTTTTGTTGTTTCAAAATTATTTCGGCAAATTCGGCGTCGAAAGCGATTTCGTCGATTTGACAGATCCGTCTGCCTGGGAAGCGGCGATCAAACCGAATACCCGGTTTTTATTTTTGGAAACGCCGTCCAATCCGCTGATAGAAATCGCCGATATTCAAGCATTGGCCGACATTGCGCACTGCCACGGTTGTTTGTTGATCGTGGACAACGTATTTTGCACCCCCGCCTTGCAGAAGCCTTTGACCTTGGGGGCCGATTTGGTCGTGCAATCGACGACCAAATATATCGACGGACACGGCCGCTGCGTGGGCGGTGCGGTCATCGGCAGCGCCGAGCTGATCGACAAAGAAATCTACCCCTATCTGCGTACCGGCGGCGCGACCATGAGCCCGTTTCACGCCTGGGTATTCTTGTCCGGTCTGGAAACCTTGGCGCTCAGGATGCAGGCCCACTGCGACAACGCCTTTCAGCTCGCCAAATGGTTGGAGCAGCAACCCTCGGTGGCCAAGGTTCACTATCCGGGGCTGGCCTCGCATCCTCAGCACGCATTGGCGAAGCGGCAGCAAGGCCATTTCGGCGCCGTGGTCAGCTTCGAGCTAACCGGCGGACAAGGCCACGCCTGGCGCCTGATCGATTCCACCAAGCTGCTGTCGATCACCGCCAATTTAGGCGACGTCAAAACCACCATCACCCATCCGGCGACTACCACCCACGGCCGCCTGAGTGCACAAGCTCGGGCGCAAGCCGGCATCAAAGATAGTTTGGTCAGAATTTCGGTTGGACTGGAACATTTGGACGACATCAAAGCCGATTTGCTGCGCGGTTTGTAA
- a CDS encoding CvpA family protein, whose amino-acid sequence MPQLAMFEQMIWVDYLIAGLISVSAVIGLIRGFIKEAFALFTWMAAVGVGVHYSRTFAVLLENTISYPSARIAGAFALLFFMTLLLGGVISYILGQLIEKTGLSGTDRLIGMMFGILRGSVLVALTVMLAGTTPLPEDPWWQRSLLIPPFQALALWLKGHIPPDLAGYIHFH is encoded by the coding sequence ATGCCGCAGCTGGCTATGTTCGAACAGATGATTTGGGTGGATTATCTGATCGCCGGTTTGATATCGGTTTCGGCCGTGATCGGCTTGATCCGCGGTTTTATCAAAGAGGCGTTTGCGCTGTTTACCTGGATGGCGGCGGTCGGCGTTGGGGTGCATTACAGCAGAACGTTCGCCGTGCTGTTGGAAAATACCATCAGCTATCCGTCGGCGCGTATAGCCGGGGCATTTGCCTTGTTGTTTTTCATGACCTTGCTGCTGGGTGGGGTGATCAGCTACATCTTGGGACAGTTGATCGAGAAAACCGGATTGAGCGGCACCGATCGTTTGATAGGCATGATGTTCGGGATACTGAGAGGCTCGGTATTGGTCGCGCTGACGGTGATGCTGGCCGGAACTACGCCGTTGCCCGAAGATCCTTGGTGGCAGCGTTCGCTGTTGATACCGCCGTTCCAAGCGCTTGCCCTATGGCTAAAAGGCCATATTCCGCCGGATTTGGCGGGATATATACATTTTCACTAA
- the trpB gene encoding tryptophan synthase subunit beta encodes MTEKYAMPDVRGHFGPYGGIFVAETLMPAITELNEAYQRYLQDPDFIAELDADLRDYVGRPSPLYHAQRWSEHLGGAQIYLKREDLNHTGAHKVNNTVGQALLAKRMGKTRIIAETGAGQHGVATATVAARLGLECVVYMGAVDVARQALNVYRMKLLGATVVPVESGSKTLKDALNEALRDWVTNIDNTFYIIGTVAGPHPYPAMVRDFQAVIGREARQQCLDQAGKLPDALVACVGGGSNAIGLFYPFIDDASVKMIGVEAAGDGIETGRHSAPLSAGRPGVLHGNRTYLMADDDGEIIETHSISAGLDYPGVGPEHAWLKDIGRAEYVSITDDEALQGFHALTRMEGIIPALESSHALAYTMKLAPRMRQEQIIVANLSGRGDKDMHTIMQREGISL; translated from the coding sequence ATGACTGAGAAATACGCAATGCCGGATGTCCGGGGCCATTTCGGGCCTTACGGCGGTATTTTCGTGGCGGAAACCTTGATGCCCGCCATTACCGAGCTCAACGAAGCTTATCAGCGCTATTTGCAAGATCCCGATTTCATTGCCGAATTGGATGCCGATTTGCGCGATTACGTCGGCAGGCCGTCGCCGCTGTACCACGCGCAACGCTGGAGCGAGCATCTGGGCGGCGCGCAAATTTATTTGAAACGCGAAGATCTCAATCATACCGGCGCGCATAAGGTCAACAACACGGTCGGCCAGGCGTTATTGGCCAAGCGCATGGGAAAAACCCGCATCATCGCCGAAACCGGCGCCGGCCAGCACGGGGTGGCCACTGCCACGGTCGCGGCACGGCTCGGACTGGAGTGCGTGGTCTACATGGGCGCGGTCGACGTGGCTCGCCAGGCGTTGAACGTGTACCGTATGAAGCTGTTGGGTGCCACCGTGGTGCCGGTCGAATCAGGCTCGAAAACCCTAAAAGACGCGCTAAACGAAGCCTTGCGCGATTGGGTGACCAATATCGACAACACTTTTTACATCATAGGGACGGTAGCCGGCCCGCATCCTTACCCGGCCATGGTGCGCGATTTTCAGGCGGTGATAGGCCGGGAAGCTCGGCAGCAATGCCTGGATCAAGCCGGTAAATTGCCGGACGCTTTGGTCGCTTGCGTAGGCGGCGGCTCCAATGCAATCGGGCTTTTTTACCCTTTCATAGACGACGCCTCGGTGAAAATGATAGGCGTCGAAGCGGCCGGCGACGGCATAGAGACCGGGCGGCATTCCGCGCCGTTGTCCGCAGGTAGGCCCGGCGTGTTGCACGGCAACCGCACTTATCTGATGGCCGACGACGACGGCGAAATTATCGAAACCCATTCAATTTCGGCCGGGCTGGATTATCCCGGCGTCGGCCCCGAACATGCTTGGTTGAAAGACATAGGCCGCGCCGAATACGTCAGCATCACCGACGACGAAGCCTTGCAAGGCTTTCACGCCTTGACCCGGATGGAAGGCATTATTCCGGCCCTGGAATCCAGCCATGCCCTGGCTTATACGATGAAGCTGGCTCCGCGGATGCGGCAAGAGCAAATCATCGTCGCCAATCTGTCCGGCCGCGGCGACAAGGACATGCACACCATCATGCAACGCGAGGGGATTTCGTTATGA